The genome window GGGCGGCATCGGGGCGAAAGCGGAACCGCGCAATCATCCCATGAGCCGGGGCTTTGACCGTGCGTATGGTTCAGGCGGTGGCGGCAATTACTTCGCCCTGCAACCGCTCTACATGGATCGTGAAAATATCAAACCGGGTGACAACTTCTATGCGACCGATGCGTTCAGCTATTGGGGTGTAAGGCTTTTGGACGAACATCAGGCCCGTCATAAGGACAAACCGTTCTTCCTGCATCTTTGTTACACCGCACCGCATTTTCCGCTGCACGCGAAGCCTGAGGATATCGCGAAATATCGCGGCAAATATCGTGAAGGCTGGGACAAGCTGCGCGAGACACGGTTCGCGAAACAGCAGGAGCTGGGAATCATTGACAAGAAAGCAAAACTCTCCCCGCGCGATCCAGTGGCCAAAGCATGGACGGATGTATCTGAGGCGGAGAAAGACGAATGGGACCTGCGCATGGCCGTGCATGCGGCGATGATCGATTGCATGGATCAAGGCATCGGGCGAGTGATGGAAATGGTGAGGAAGATGGGCGCGGAGGAGAACACGTTGGTGGTGTTCCTGTCGGACAACGGAGCGAGTGCCGAGGCGCTCGACTCATGGCCCAATCCCGCGCGAGGTCACAAGCCCGGCAGCGTGACGGGCACGAAAGAATCGCATCGCTGCCTTGAGATCGGCTGGGCGAATGCGGCGAACACGCCTTTCCGCGAGAATAAGATGTGGGTGCATGAGGGCGGCATCAGCACGCCGTTCATCGCGCATTGGCCTGCTGGTATTACCAAGACGCGTGGCAAGATCACCGGTGAAGTCGGTCATGTCATTGACTTGATGCCGACGTTTCTGGAGCTAGCCGGTGGCGAATATCCCACGCGTTATCGCAGTTTTGATTTGAAGCCTTTGGCTGGCACGAGCTTGGTGCCGGTTTTGCAAGGCAAGCGCGGGAGTGAACGCACGCTGGGATGGGAGCATGAAGGCAATCGCGCGTATCGAATAGGGGATTGGAAACTGGTAGCGACCTTCAAAGGTGATTGGGAGTTATACGATCTGGGCAAAGATCGCACGGAAGTGAATAATCTTGCGGCGAAGTATCCGAAACGTGTGCAGGAGATGAGCGTCCGTTATCAACAATGGGCGGATGAAGTGGGCGTGGTGCCTTGGGAACAATTGCCGGGCGCGAATTACCAGCCGACGAAGGGGTATCGGAAGAAATCAGAGCCGCCAGTGGAAGGGGCAGGTGGCGGGAAGGTAGCTGAGTAAGGGGAACACGTAACTTAAACCGCCGTCGCAACGTCCATTCAGGAAGACCATGAAGGCGATTCGATATGTTTTATTGGCGGTGCTGGCATTGCTGGCGGTGAGTGCGCAACTCACTGCCGCCGAAGCCAAAACGAAATTCAATCTGCTCATCATCACGGCGGATGATATGAATGCGGATTCGCCGGGCTGGATGGGCAACCCGCTGAAGCTGACACCGAACGTGGATGCGTTGGCCAAGACGTCACATCAGTTCGTGAACAATCATGTGACGGTGCCGATCTGTCAGCCGGGGCGACAGGCGATCATGACGGGACGTGTGCCGCATCGCAATGGTGGGACCGGTTTCAATCCGATCAACCTGGATGTGCCGACGTTGGTGGAGGTGTTGAAAGAACAGGGTTATTACACGGCGGCTATCAACAAGACGCAGCACATGGCGCCGAAGGAGAAGTTTCCGTGGGATCATCCATTCGATGGCTCGGGCAAGAATCCAAAACTCTTCCGTTCGCAGATGGAAGAAGCACTCGCCGAAGCAAAAAAGGCAGGCAAACCCTTCTTCATCAATGCGAACATAACGGACCCGCACCGGCCTTTTTATGGCAGTGCCCAAGGCGAGCAGAAGAAGGCGAAGAAGGGCAAGGCCGGTAATGAAGG of Verrucomicrobiia bacterium contains these proteins:
- a CDS encoding arylsulfatase produces the protein MNLVWRRLAVFLALMLCSSVSVHSATQPNIILILADDMGYSDLGCYGSEIKTPNLDKLAANGLRFTQFYNGARCCPTRAALLTGLYPHQAGVGHMLQDFKKPGYTSGLNDNSATIAELLRESGYRTYHVGKWHVGGIGAKAEPRNHPMSRGFDRAYGSGGGGNYFALQPLYMDRENIKPGDNFYATDAFSYWGVRLLDEHQARHKDKPFFLHLCYTAPHFPLHAKPEDIAKYRGKYREGWDKLRETRFAKQQELGIIDKKAKLSPRDPVAKAWTDVSEAEKDEWDLRMAVHAAMIDCMDQGIGRVMEMVRKMGAEENTLVVFLSDNGASAEALDSWPNPARGHKPGSVTGTKESHRCLEIGWANAANTPFRENKMWVHEGGISTPFIAHWPAGITKTRGKITGEVGHVIDLMPTFLELAGGEYPTRYRSFDLKPLAGTSLVPVLQGKRGSERTLGWEHEGNRAYRIGDWKLVATFKGDWELYDLGKDRTEVNNLAAKYPKRVQEMSVRYQQWADEVGVVPWEQLPGANYQPTKGYRKKSEPPVEGAGGGKVAE